In Apium graveolens cultivar Ventura chromosome 10, ASM990537v1, whole genome shotgun sequence, the following are encoded in one genomic region:
- the LOC141689341 gene encoding protein NAP1-like isoform X2, translating to MRCWRLLLVAFMLVIGYKEIMKQIIDMDTVIGFCIQAGQAISFDFLLAKAAGTALEDGAPLIYSLLSGVMKQLTDDLPEKKENRRVRRVANSIDVVADHDSEWVRAILEDVRGADDGSWSLLPYLFASFMTSSIWNTTAFNVDTGGLNNNIHCLARK from the exons ATGAGGTGTTGGAGGTTATTGTTGGTAGCATTCATGCTGGTGATAGGATATAAAGAGATTATGAAGCAGATTATAGATATGGACACAGTGATTGGATTCTGTATTCAAGCTGGTCAAGCTATTTCATTCGATTTTCTTCTAGCAAAAGCTGCTGGAACTGCTCTGGAAGATGGCGCACCTTTGATATATTCATTATTATCCGGTGTCATGAAGCAATTAACAGATGACCTTCCTGAGAAGAAGGAAAATAGGAGAGTCAGAAGAGTGGCAAACAGTATAGATGTTGTTGCTGATCACGATTCAGAGTGGGTGAGAGCGATTTTGGAGGATGTCCGTGGTGCAGATGATGGTTCTTGGAGTTTATTGCCTTATTTGTTTGCCAGTTTTATGACATCTAGCATCTGGAACACTACGGCCTTTAATGTAGACACAGGTGGATTAAACAACAACATTCACTGCCTGGCTAG GAAGTGA
- the LOC141689341 gene encoding protein NAP1-like isoform X3, producing the protein MQLYPEQAAILMNLTSQMSSMPSSKSPKGASGFHFQGYESYPKSNSSIKMLEAAMQRLTNLCSVLNDMEPICVLNHVFVLREYMRECILGNFRRRLLAVLKTDLIFNVLQF; encoded by the exons ATGCAG CTTTACCCGGAGCAGGCAGCTATTCTCATGAATTTAACATCTCAAATGTCTTCTATGCCTTCATCAAAATCTCCGAAGGGTGCATCTGGTTTTCATTTCCAGGGCTATGAAAGCTATCCTAAAAGTAATAGCTCCATCAAGAT GTTAGAAGCTGCAATGCAGAGGTTGACTAATCTTTGTTCAGTTTTAAATGACATGGAGCCTATATGTGTTTTAAATCATGTATTTGTTCTAAGGGAG TACATGAGAGAATGTATCCTTGGAAACTTTAGGAGAAGACTTCTTGCAGTACTAAAAACTGATTTGATCTTCAACGTCCTTCAGTTCTAG
- the LOC141689341 gene encoding protein NAP1-like isoform X1 — translation MRCWRLLLVAFMLVIGYKEIMKQIIDMDTVIGFCIQAGQAISFDFLLAKAAGTALEDGAPLIYSLLSGVMKQLTDDLPEKKENRRVRRVANSIDVVADHDSEWVRAILEDVRGADDGSWSLLPYLFASFMTSSIWNTTAFNVDTGGLNNNIHCLARCICAVIAGSEFVRLERENHHKHSFSNGHVDETLDSEVHNGLSAETSIKSLMQLFVKVSAGITLNGWNETDRSHLVAKLIFLHQFCEISPYLPRSSLEPHVPCAILRSIYSQYYTTFRSTPLALVGASPSHSPAVSLSHSSPAVRYPRGDSTPQSSVND, via the exons ATGAGGTGTTGGAGGTTATTGTTGGTAGCATTCATGCTGGTGATAGGATATAAAGAGATTATGAAGCAGATTATAGATATGGACACAGTGATTGGATTCTGTATTCAAGCTGGTCAAGCTATTTCATTCGATTTTCTTCTAGCAAAAGCTGCTGGAACTGCTCTGGAAGATGGCGCACCTTTGATATATTCATTATTATCCGGTGTCATGAAGCAATTAACAGATGACCTTCCTGAGAAGAAGGAAAATAGGAGAGTCAGAAGAGTGGCAAACAGTATAGATGTTGTTGCTGATCACGATTCAGAGTGGGTGAGAGCGATTTTGGAGGATGTCCGTGGTGCAGATGATGGTTCTTGGAGTTTATTGCCTTATTTGTTTGCCAGTTTTATGACATCTAGCATCTGGAACACTACGGCCTTTAATGTAGACACAGGTGGATTAAACAACAACATTCACTGCCTGGCTAG GTGCATTTGTGCTGTAATCGCAGGAAGTGAATTTGTTAGGCTGGAAAGAGAAAATCATCATAAGCATTCTTTTTCAAATGGTCACGTCGACGAAACATTAGATTCTGAAGTACATAATGGTTTATCTGCTGAAACAAGCATAAAATCCTTAATGCAGCTCTTTGTTAAGGTATCTGCTGGGATCACCCTAAATGGTTGGAATGAAACTGACAG GTCTCATCTTGTAGCAAAGCTAATATTCCTGCACCAATTCTGTGAAATTTCCCCATACCTACCGAGGAGCTCTCTTGAACCCCACGTCCCTTGTGCCATTCTGCGTTCAATATATAGCCAGTACTACACAACTTTTCGTTCCACCCCACTGGCATTAGTAGGTGCATCACCGAGCCATTCACCTGCTGTATCTCTGTCACATTCATCTCCTGCAGTCAGGTATCCTCGCGGAGATTCAACTCCTCAGTCGAGTGTTAATGACTAG